The following is a genomic window from Rhodoferax sp. PAMC 29310.
AGGCTCGTCCAAGGCAATCAACTGGGGGTCCGTGGCCAAGGCACGTGCAATTTCCAGACGCCGCTGGTCACCGTAGCTCAGGGTACGCGACTTGAACTCCGCCAAGTGGCCAATACCCACATACTCCAGCAATTCCTGAGCACGCTCAGTGATCGCTTTTTCTTCAGCTTTGAAACTACTGGTGCGAAAGATCGCGCCCAATATGCCAGAGCCGGTGCGAATGTGGCGCCCCACCATCACATTTTCCAGCGCGGTCATTTCAGCGAACAAACGAATGTTCTGAAAGGTTCGCGCAATGCCTGCCTTGGCAACTTCATGAACCGCTGTCGGCTGATAGGGTTTGCCGGCCAGGATGAAGCTACCACCGTCTGGCGTGTAGAGGCCGGTCAGCACGTTGAAGAAGGTAGTTTTACCGGCGCCGTTCGGGCCGATCAGGCCGTACACCTGGCCACGCTCGATTTTGATGCCCACATCGCTCAGGGCCTGCAGGCCACCGAAGCGTTTGGAGACGCCGGAGACGTTGAGTACTGTGTCTGTCATGTTCGTTCCATTACATTCTGTTGAGAGCAGCGCGCTGCGGTTTAAACCGGCGCACCGCTCTGCTGGTTATCACGCCTTGTTGGTTTCCAGGGCCTTGCCATGTTCAGGCGCAGGCCACAAGCCACGAGGACGCAGCAACATGACGGAGATCATGGCCAGACCAATCAACAACTGACGCAGAATCGACGCATCCAAACGACCGTCGGTCATGGATTGCAGCGGACCGGCCACATAACGCAGCACCTCCGGCAGGGATGCCAGCAAAATCGCACCCAAAATCACGCCGGGCAAATGTCCGATACCACCCAAAACCACCATGGCGACGATCATGACCGACTCCATCAAGCTAAAGGACTCTG
Proteins encoded in this region:
- a CDS encoding ABC transporter ATP-binding protein — translated: MTDTVLNVSGVSKRFGGLQALSDVGIKIERGQVYGLIGPNGAGKTTFFNVLTGLYTPDGGSFILAGKPYQPTAVHEVAKAGIARTFQNIRLFAEMTALENVMVGRHIRTGSGILGAIFRTSSFKAEEKAITERAQELLEYVGIGHLAEFKSRTLSYGDQRRLEIARALATDPQLIALDEPAAGMNATEKVMLRELIDKIRNDNRTILLIEHDVKLVMGLCDRVTVLDYGKQIAEGTPADVQKNEKVIEAYLGTSGH